From a single Anaerolineaceae bacterium oral taxon 439 genomic region:
- a CDS encoding valine--tRNA ligase encodes MSCPELPKTYDFKETEEKLYRDWNDAGYFQPWNDPKKAGFDPSVPPYVISIPPANVTGELHLGHAMFVSMEDLMIRYHRMKGIPTLWVPGTDHAGIATQMVVERELSKTGVTRQGLGREKFVEKVWEWKDFYSNRIGEQVRRLGASCDWTRERFTLDEGLSRAVSELFIRLYEDGLMYRGPRMVNWSPKLGTAVSDLEVEYSEEPGFLYYFKYMLADGSGEYLPVATTRPETILGDTAVAVHPEDPRYQKYVGRNVLVPIVGREIPVIADEYVDREFGTGALKITPAHDPNDYKIGQTHGLESITILDTEAKINAFGAPYTGLDRFDARKRLWADMKEAGLVLKEENYTLNVPRSQRSGEIIEPMISTQWFVRMEPLAEPAIEAVRSGKIRIIPERFTKVYLNWLENIQDWCVSRQLWWGHRIPVWYCSDCGETIVSRTEPRACPKCAGMALKRDEDVLDTWFSSGLWPFSTLGWPEETPDYRYFYPTTMMETGYDILFFWVARMIMTGLYLTGKVPFTEVYLHGLVRDEHGRKMSKTKGNVIDPLTVMDELGTDALRFTLLVGSTAGNDTNLSVKKVESNRNFANKLWNAGRFVLSTFERTPRELKADEPAELTRADRWILSRTETLVADVNRLFEGHSYGEAGRQIYDFFWGEYADWYLEIAKIQQAQGGNRAFLTTRTLIRVLDTCLRLLHPFTPFVTEALWRRLKAAAADFSPAFAPAQGWEESLMIAKWPEVGAVFAEPDEDAIAGLTLVQEVIRAIRNIRTEKNVKAGQKLPALIAAGEDRALFEEMRAVLAALASLDAGALTIVDKSEDAASEGTLSTAASGVGIYLRVAEEIDPTAERERLEKELTDTAARIDRLEKLLNSPFAEKAPAAVVGKEREKLDIYRETAARLRSQLDSLG; translated from the coding sequence ATGAGTTGTCCGGAATTACCGAAGACCTACGATTTTAAAGAAACGGAAGAGAAGCTTTATCGCGACTGGAACGACGCCGGTTATTTTCAGCCGTGGAACGATCCAAAAAAGGCAGGCTTCGATCCGTCGGTACCGCCTTACGTTATTTCGATTCCGCCGGCGAACGTAACCGGCGAGCTGCATCTCGGCCACGCGATGTTCGTGTCTATGGAGGACCTGATGATCCGGTATCACCGGATGAAAGGGATTCCGACGCTTTGGGTTCCGGGAACGGACCATGCCGGGATCGCGACGCAGATGGTCGTCGAACGCGAACTGAGTAAGACGGGCGTGACGCGGCAGGGGCTGGGACGTGAAAAGTTTGTTGAGAAGGTTTGGGAATGGAAGGATTTTTATTCGAACCGGATCGGGGAACAGGTCCGCCGGTTGGGCGCGTCCTGCGACTGGACGCGCGAACGGTTCACGCTTGACGAGGGGCTGTCGCGCGCGGTTTCTGAGCTGTTTATCCGGCTGTATGAAGACGGGCTGATGTACCGCGGACCGCGGATGGTGAACTGGTCGCCGAAGCTGGGGACGGCGGTTTCCGATCTTGAGGTTGAATACAGCGAGGAACCGGGCTTCTTATATTACTTTAAATACATGCTCGCGGACGGAAGCGGCGAATATCTTCCGGTCGCGACGACGCGTCCGGAAACGATTTTGGGCGACACGGCGGTCGCGGTTCATCCCGAGGACCCCCGTTACCAGAAATATGTCGGCAGGAACGTCCTCGTCCCGATCGTCGGGCGCGAAATCCCGGTGATTGCCGACGAATATGTCGACCGGGAATTCGGGACCGGCGCGCTGAAAATTACGCCGGCGCACGATCCGAACGACTATAAAATCGGCCAGACGCATGGTCTCGAAAGTATTACGATCCTGGATACCGAGGCGAAGATCAACGCTTTCGGAGCGCCTTATACCGGGCTGGATCGGTTTGACGCGCGGAAACGGCTCTGGGCGGACATGAAGGAGGCCGGGCTCGTCCTTAAGGAGGAGAATTACACGCTGAACGTTCCCCGTTCACAGCGTTCCGGCGAAATTATTGAGCCGATGATCTCGACGCAGTGGTTCGTCCGGATGGAGCCTTTGGCCGAACCGGCGATCGAAGCGGTCCGCAGCGGGAAAATCAGGATTATTCCGGAACGGTTCACGAAGGTTTACCTGAACTGGCTGGAAAATATTCAGGACTGGTGCGTCTCGCGTCAGCTCTGGTGGGGTCATCGGATTCCGGTCTGGTATTGTTCGGACTGCGGCGAGACGATCGTCAGCCGAACGGAACCGCGGGCTTGTCCGAAATGTGCCGGAATGGCGCTGAAGCGGGACGAGGACGTTTTAGATACCTGGTTCTCGTCCGGGCTATGGCCATTTTCGACGCTGGGCTGGCCCGAGGAAACGCCGGATTACCGTTATTTCTATCCGACGACGATGATGGAGACCGGGTACGATATCCTGTTTTTCTGGGTGGCGCGGATGATCATGACGGGACTTTACCTGACCGGGAAGGTCCCGTTTACCGAGGTCTACCTGCATGGGCTCGTACGCGACGAACACGGCAGAAAGATGAGCAAGACGAAGGGCAACGTTATCGATCCGCTGACGGTCATGGACGAGCTCGGGACCGACGCGCTCCGTTTTACGCTCCTGGTCGGATCGACGGCGGGGAACGATACGAATCTGAGCGTGAAAAAGGTCGAATCCAACCGCAATTTCGCGAATAAGCTCTGGAACGCGGGCCGATTCGTGCTGTCGACGTTCGAACGGACGCCGCGCGAGCTGAAAGCGGACGAGCCGGCGGAGCTGACGCGCGCGGACCGCTGGATCCTATCGCGGACGGAAACGCTCGTCGCCGACGTCAACCGCTTATTCGAAGGTCATTCTTACGGCGAGGCGGGGAGGCAGATTTACGACTTCTTCTGGGGAGAGTATGCGGACTGGTATCTGGAGATCGCGAAGATCCAGCAGGCGCAAGGCGGAAACAGGGCGTTCCTGACGACGCGGACGCTGATCCGGGTATTGGATACCTGTTTGCGCCTGCTGCACCCGTTTACGCCGTTCGTGACGGAAGCGCTCTGGCGGCGGCTGAAAGCGGCGGCGGCGGATTTTTCCCCGGCTTTCGCCCCGGCGCAGGGCTGGGAAGAATCGCTGATGATTGCGAAATGGCCCGAAGTGGGGGCGGTTTTCGCGGAGCCGGACGAGGACGCGATCGCGGGGCTGACGCTCGTTCAGGAGGTCATCCGGGCGATCCGGAATATCCGGACGGAAAAGAACGTAAAGGCGGGGCAGAAGCTCCCGGCGCTGATCGCGGCGGGCGAGGATCGGGCGCTGTTCGAGGAAATGCGCGCCGTTCTCGCCGCGTTAGCGTCGCTTGACGCGGGAGCGCTGACGATTGTCGACAAGTCCGAGGACGCGGCTTCGGAAGGAACGCTTTCGACCGCCGCTTCCGGGGTTGGGATTTATCTTCGCGTTGCGGAGGAGATCGATCCGACGGCGGAGCGGGAGCGGCTCGAAAAGGAACTGACCGATACGGCGGCGAGGATCGACCGGCTTGAAAAGCTGCTGAATTCGCCGTTCGCGGAAAAAGCGCCCGCCGCTGTCGTCGGGAAGGAGCGGGAGAAGCTCGATATATACCGCGAAACCGCGGCAAGGCTGCGTTCGCAGCTGGATTCTCTCGGATAA
- a CDS encoding ABC transporter — translation MIEAFFGNVIQMLSFPFMVRAFIVGILVALCAALLGVSLVLKRYAMIGDGLSHVGFAALALATALDLDPLRVSIPATVLIAFLLLRLNESAKIKGDAAIALISTGSLAIGVLIISASTGMTTDVCNYMFGTILAMSKSDVTFSIVLSVSVLILYVVFYNRIFLITFDEAFARTTGLRVDGYNMLIAGLTAITVVLGMRMMGALLISSLLILPALTAMRVFKSFRAVIVCAALLAIVSFIAGLSLSYFAATPAGASVVTMQLAFFALFALAGKLRRGS, via the coding sequence ATGATCGAGGCCTTTTTCGGGAACGTTATACAAATGCTGTCGTTTCCGTTCATGGTCCGGGCGTTTATCGTCGGGATCCTGGTCGCGCTCTGCGCCGCTCTCTTAGGGGTCAGCCTGGTTCTTAAGCGTTACGCGATGATCGGGGACGGCCTGTCGCATGTCGGATTCGCGGCGCTGGCGCTGGCGACGGCGCTCGATCTCGATCCGCTCCGCGTTTCGATTCCGGCGACGGTCCTGATCGCGTTTCTCCTGCTCCGGCTGAACGAAAGCGCGAAAATTAAAGGCGACGCAGCGATCGCGCTGATCTCGACGGGATCACTGGCGATCGGCGTCCTGATTATCTCGGCGTCGACCGGAATGACGACCGACGTCTGTAACTACATGTTCGGGACAATTTTAGCGATGAGTAAAAGCGACGTAACGTTTTCAATCGTACTGTCGGTTTCCGTCCTGATCCTCTACGTCGTCTTCTATAACCGGATCTTCCTGATCACGTTCGACGAAGCTTTCGCCCGCACGACCGGGCTGCGCGTCGACGGCTATAATATGCTGATCGCGGGGCTGACCGCGATTACCGTCGTTCTGGGAATGCGGATGATGGGCGCGCTGCTGATTTCGAGCCTGCTGATCCTGCCGGCGCTGACCGCAATGCGCGTTTTCAAGTCGTTCCGCGCCGTAATCGTCTGCGCTGCGCTGTTGGCGATCGTCAGCTTTATCGCCGGGCTGTCGCTCTCGTATTTCGCCGCGACGCCGGCCGGCGCTTCCGTCGTTACGATGCAGCTGGCGTTTTTCGCCCTGTTTGCCCTTGCCGGAAAGCTCCGGCGAGGATCCTGA
- a CDS encoding ABC transporter, whose product MAYISCRDVTLAYDRRPVVTGLTFSVNPGDYLCIVGENGSGKSTLVKALVGLKTPAQGEIEFGDGLRPTEIGYLPQQTEIQRSFPASVFEIVRSGCMSRLGKRPFFGANERRRAESALSRFRLDALKRRPYGELSGGQQQRVLLARAFCATEKLLVLDEPGASLDPLVTKELYEIIQTVNAEERITIVMISHDIHNAVVGASHILHLNNRPLFFGPTAEYVETPLGRFYREGTQL is encoded by the coding sequence ATGGCATATATTTCCTGTCGCGACGTAACCTTAGCGTATGATCGCCGACCAGTCGTCACCGGGTTGACCTTTTCGGTCAATCCCGGTGATTATCTTTGTATCGTTGGGGAAAACGGTTCCGGAAAAAGCACGCTCGTTAAAGCGCTCGTCGGATTGAAAACCCCGGCGCAGGGTGAAATCGAATTCGGAGACGGACTGCGCCCGACCGAAATCGGCTACCTCCCGCAGCAAACCGAAATTCAGCGCAGCTTCCCGGCGTCCGTCTTCGAAATCGTCCGCTCCGGCTGCATGTCCCGACTCGGGAAGCGCCCGTTCTTCGGCGCGAACGAACGCCGCCGCGCGGAAAGCGCGCTCAGCCGTTTCAGGCTCGACGCGCTGAAACGCCGTCCCTACGGGGAACTCTCCGGCGGCCAGCAGCAGCGCGTCCTGCTCGCGCGCGCATTCTGCGCCACCGAAAAGCTCCTTGTTCTCGACGAACCGGGAGCCAGTCTCGACCCGCTCGTCACCAAGGAGCTATACGAAATTATCCAGACGGTCAACGCGGAAGAACGGATCACGATCGTCATGATCTCACATGATATTCATAACGCCGTGGTCGGCGCGTCCCACATCCTGCACCTGAATAACCGTCCCCTCTTTTTCGGGCCGACGGCTGAATATGTCGAGACGCCGCTCGGGCGTTTTTACCGGGAAGGGACGCAGCTATGA
- a CDS encoding excinuclease ABC subunit A — protein MDETKEQVPAAIQVRGARVHNLKNVDVNIPLNRIVGIAGVSGSGKSSLALGVLYAEGSRRYLEALSTYTRRRMTQEEKAQVDEIRYVPAALALHQRPGVPGMRSTFGTSTELLNVLRLMFSRLASHRCPNGHYVAPSMNVAAGLPLVCPDCGGKFFPPSAEELSFNSAGACPKCDGTGVVRVVDESTLVPDDSLSIDDGAVLPWQTLMWSLMKEIARKMGVRTDVPFRELTGKEKDFVFHGAAEKVHMIYQNQKTGASGEMDFTYFNAIYTVENALAKVTDEKGMKRVERFLKQGICPDCGGSRLSDAARAPRIRGIGLMDACRMTLSELTAWAETIPPALPEEMIPMAESIGDSFRGMAARLLDLGLGYLTLDREGATLSIGERQRVQLARSVRNRTTGVLYVLDEPSIGLHPSNIEGLKGVMRDLVADGNSIVLVDHDTQLLKESDWVIELGPEAGAKGGTVIAQGTLPDLEADRNSRIGGFLSGSETMLVRRRAGAAHLFDLGTIEMSTREIHTVKPLQVKIPKGRLIAVTGVSGSGKTTMVLESLIPGLDAVCRGRALPPHVRSIDAPGIHQVKLIDASPIGINIRSTVATYANVHDELRKIYAQAADAKKMKYKAGDFSYNTGKLRCPTCDGTGSISLDIQFLPDVEIVCPDCGGSRYGKEASLIARARKDGGAAYTLPQLMAMSVNEALEACDDLKPVRSRLQTLSDLGLGYLTLGEATPSLSGGEAQRLKLASEMGKGQEDTVFVFDEPTIGLHPLDVRVLLSVFQRLIDSGATVIAIEHDLDLIHNADYVIDMGPGGGQDGGQIVASGAPEEIAASRNSVTGKYL, from the coding sequence ATGGATGAAACGAAAGAACAGGTCCCCGCCGCTATTCAAGTACGCGGCGCGCGGGTGCATAACCTGAAAAATGTGGACGTGAACATTCCGTTGAACAGGATCGTCGGGATCGCCGGAGTTTCCGGCTCGGGAAAATCTTCGCTGGCGCTTGGCGTCCTATACGCGGAAGGTTCCAGAAGATACCTGGAGGCCCTCTCTACCTATACGCGCAGGCGTATGACGCAAGAGGAGAAGGCGCAGGTGGACGAGATCCGCTACGTTCCCGCCGCGCTTGCGCTGCATCAGCGCCCAGGCGTCCCGGGTATGCGCAGCACCTTCGGCACTTCCACGGAACTCCTGAATGTACTGCGTCTCATGTTCTCCCGACTTGCAAGCCATCGCTGTCCCAACGGACATTACGTCGCTCCATCTATGAACGTGGCTGCGGGGCTTCCCCTGGTGTGTCCGGACTGCGGCGGGAAGTTCTTTCCGCCGTCCGCTGAGGAGCTTTCCTTCAACAGCGCCGGAGCCTGTCCGAAATGCGACGGCACGGGCGTTGTGCGTGTCGTCGACGAATCTACGCTCGTACCGGACGATTCGCTTTCGATTGATGATGGGGCCGTCCTCCCGTGGCAGACGCTCATGTGGTCGCTTATGAAAGAGATTGCCCGGAAAATGGGGGTCCGGACAGACGTCCCATTCCGCGAACTGACAGGCAAAGAAAAGGATTTTGTTTTTCATGGCGCTGCGGAAAAGGTTCACATGATCTATCAGAATCAGAAGACCGGAGCTTCCGGCGAAATGGATTTCACTTACTTTAACGCTATTTATACGGTGGAGAACGCGCTTGCAAAGGTGACGGACGAAAAGGGCATGAAGCGCGTCGAACGGTTCCTGAAGCAGGGTATCTGCCCGGACTGCGGCGGATCGAGGCTGTCCGACGCGGCCAGAGCGCCTCGGATTCGGGGAATTGGCCTGATGGATGCCTGCCGGATGACCCTGTCGGAGCTTACAGCCTGGGCGGAGACGATTCCGCCCGCGCTCCCGGAAGAAATGATTCCAATGGCGGAAAGCATCGGCGATTCTTTCCGTGGCATGGCGGCTCGCCTGCTTGATCTTGGCCTTGGGTATCTGACGTTAGACCGGGAGGGGGCTACGCTTTCTATCGGAGAACGCCAGCGCGTACAGCTTGCACGGTCTGTCCGAAATCGTACCACGGGCGTTCTCTATGTGCTGGATGAGCCGTCGATCGGATTGCACCCGTCCAACATCGAAGGGCTGAAGGGCGTGATGCGCGATCTGGTAGCGGACGGGAATTCGATCGTGCTGGTAGATCACGATACGCAGCTTTTAAAAGAATCCGACTGGGTAATTGAGCTGGGACCGGAGGCTGGAGCGAAAGGCGGAACGGTCATCGCGCAGGGAACGCTTCCTGATCTTGAGGCGGATAGGAACTCCCGGATTGGCGGTTTTCTCTCCGGTTCGGAAACCATGCTGGTTCGCCGAAGAGCGGGCGCGGCGCATCTGTTCGATCTTGGAACGATCGAAATGAGCACCCGCGAGATTCACACGGTAAAACCGCTTCAGGTAAAAATCCCGAAAGGGCGGCTTATCGCCGTCACGGGAGTTTCCGGTTCCGGTAAGACGACGATGGTATTGGAAAGCCTGATACCAGGGCTTGACGCCGTCTGCAGGGGGAGAGCGCTTCCGCCTCATGTCAGGTCGATCGACGCGCCCGGAATTCATCAGGTAAAGCTGATCGACGCTTCGCCGATCGGGATCAATATCCGTTCCACTGTAGCTACCTACGCCAACGTGCATGATGAGCTTCGTAAGATTTATGCTCAGGCAGCGGACGCGAAGAAAATGAAGTACAAAGCCGGCGACTTCTCTTACAACACCGGGAAGCTGCGTTGTCCGACCTGCGACGGAACCGGCTCGATCAGTCTCGATATCCAGTTCCTGCCGGATGTGGAGATCGTCTGTCCGGACTGCGGCGGATCGAGGTACGGAAAGGAAGCTTCCTTGATAGCCCGCGCGAGGAAAGACGGCGGCGCGGCGTACACGCTTCCGCAGCTCATGGCTATGAGCGTGAACGAAGCTTTGGAAGCCTGCGACGATTTAAAACCGGTGCGCAGCCGTCTTCAGACGCTGTCCGACCTTGGGCTGGGCTATCTTACGCTCGGAGAAGCGACCCCGAGCCTGTCCGGCGGAGAGGCCCAGCGTTTGAAACTCGCGAGCGAGATGGGGAAAGGTCAGGAAGATACGGTATTTGTATTTGACGAGCCGACAATTGGTCTGCATCCGCTGGATGTACGAGTCTTACTTTCCGTGTTCCAGAGGTTGATCGACAGCGGCGCTACTGTCATCGCGATCGAGCACGACCTTGACCTCATTCACAATGCGGACTATGTCATCGATATGGGGCCGGGAGGCGGTCAGGACGGCGGTCAAATCGTAGCTTCCGGCGCGCCGGAAGAAATCGCCGCAAGCAGGAACAGCGTAACCGGAAAATATCTCTGA
- a CDS encoding lysine--tRNA ligase → MKLNDLEQVRVEKLNALAAQGIPPYPTRSGVTLRIGDAIARFQAAEAAGTAAAEPVAATIAGRMRSLRVMGKLAFTHIEDNSGRIQLFLRVNELGDQLAFFKEYFDIGDFIEATGTIARTKTGEISLIATSIRMLSKAITPLPAAKEELVDGVTVRHTALSDPEIRYRQRYADLIVNPDVKRIFKTRAKIVSALREFLDRHDFLEVETPILQPIYGGAAARPFTTHHNQLHQDLYLRISFELYLKRLLVGGLDRVYEIGRDFRNEGVSYKHNPEFTQLEFYCAYFDYLKVMDFTEEMIRYTAERALGTTKVTYNGAEIDFGKPWNRVNMREGILEKTGIDFAEYESAEALAGAMAERGIPSKPGTPRGKLIDQLVGDFLEPTFIQPTFLYDYPWEISPLAKRKPDDPTMTERFEGYVAGMELCNAFTELNDPIDQETRFLEMGRAYDADDDENNPIDEDYLRAMRYGMPPNGGFGMGIDRLTMLFTDSSTIREVLLFPHLRDRGQGGDEGGSAEGV, encoded by the coding sequence ATGAAGCTAAACGATTTAGAACAGGTTCGCGTTGAAAAACTCAACGCGCTGGCGGCGCAGGGGATTCCGCCGTATCCGACGCGCTCCGGGGTAACGCTCCGGATTGGAGACGCGATCGCTCGTTTTCAGGCGGCGGAGGCAGCCGGGACCGCGGCGGCGGAGCCCGTCGCAGCGACGATCGCCGGGCGGATGCGTTCGCTCCGCGTTATGGGAAAGCTCGCTTTTACGCATATCGAAGACAATTCCGGGCGGATCCAGCTGTTTCTCCGCGTCAACGAGCTCGGGGACCAGCTGGCTTTCTTCAAGGAGTATTTTGATATCGGCGATTTTATCGAAGCGACGGGAACGATCGCGCGGACGAAAACGGGCGAAATATCGCTGATCGCGACGTCGATCCGGATGCTCTCCAAGGCGATTACGCCGCTTCCGGCGGCGAAGGAGGAGCTCGTCGACGGGGTCACGGTCCGGCACACCGCGCTCAGCGATCCGGAAATCCGTTACCGTCAGCGCTATGCCGACCTGATCGTCAATCCGGACGTCAAACGGATTTTTAAGACGCGGGCGAAAATCGTTTCCGCGCTGCGCGAATTTTTAGACCGTCACGATTTTCTCGAGGTCGAAACGCCGATTCTCCAGCCGATTTACGGCGGCGCGGCGGCGCGCCCGTTTACGACGCATCATAACCAGCTGCATCAGGATTTGTACCTGCGGATTTCGTTCGAGCTGTACCTGAAACGGCTTCTGGTCGGCGGGCTTGACCGGGTTTACGAAATCGGACGCGATTTCCGGAACGAAGGCGTTTCGTATAAGCATAACCCGGAGTTTACGCAGCTTGAATTCTACTGCGCTTATTTTGATTACCTGAAGGTCATGGACTTTACCGAAGAGATGATCCGGTACACGGCGGAACGGGCGCTGGGAACGACGAAGGTCACGTATAACGGGGCTGAGATCGATTTCGGGAAACCGTGGAACCGGGTAAACATGCGCGAGGGAATTCTCGAAAAAACCGGGATCGACTTCGCGGAATATGAAAGCGCGGAAGCGCTCGCCGGGGCGATGGCGGAGAGGGGTATCCCGTCGAAACCCGGAACGCCGCGCGGCAAGCTCATCGACCAGTTGGTTGGGGACTTCCTCGAACCGACGTTTATCCAGCCAACGTTCCTTTACGATTATCCCTGGGAAATTTCGCCGTTAGCGAAGCGGAAGCCGGACGACCCGACGATGACCGAGCGGTTCGAAGGGTATGTCGCGGGGATGGAGCTTTGCAACGCGTTTACTGAGCTGAACGATCCGATCGATCAGGAGACGCGTTTCCTTGAAATGGGGCGAGCGTATGATGCCGATGATGACGAGAATAACCCGATCGACGAAGATTACCTGCGGGCGATGCGGTACGGGATGCCGCCGAACGGCGGTTTCGGAATGGGGATCGATCGGCTGACGATGCTGTTTACCGATTCGAGTACGATTCGCGAGGTCCTCCTCTTTCCGCACCTGCGCGACCGCGGGCAGGGCGGGGACGAGGGCGGATCGGCGGAAGGCGTATGA
- a CDS encoding 50S ribosomal protein L34 → MATKRTYQPKKRRRLRVHGFRERMATADGRQVLKRRRLRGRRRLTVSMNNSTKRIRW, encoded by the coding sequence ATGGCAACGAAACGAACTTATCAACCTAAAAAGCGCCGCCGCTTACGCGTTCACGGATTCCGCGAGCGAATGGCTACCGCGGACGGGCGTCAGGTTTTGAAACGCCGCCGCCTGCGCGGGCGACGCCGGTTAACCGTCTCGATGAACAACAGCACGAAACGAATTCGCTGGTAA
- a CDS encoding ribonuclease P protein component, translated as MRQKGKSFPHPQFVLIVSSGAPGAETLVGVISTKSVGGAVERNRSKRLLREAAICLFPRIRPGLHLVLIARKKILDSDSGEIARELERACGKAGILL; from the coding sequence GTGAGACAGAAAGGGAAATCCTTTCCTCACCCTCAATTTGTATTAATCGTTTCGAGCGGCGCGCCGGGCGCGGAGACGCTCGTCGGCGTTATATCGACGAAATCGGTCGGCGGGGCGGTCGAGCGCAATCGGTCGAAGCGTCTCCTTCGGGAGGCGGCGATCTGCCTCTTCCCGCGCATCCGTCCCGGACTCCATCTCGTCCTGATCGCGCGGAAAAAGATCCTCGACTCGGATTCGGGCGAGATTGCGCGCGAGTTGGAAAGAGCATGCGGAAAGGCGGGAATTCTTCTCTGA
- a CDS encoding membrane protein insertion efficiency factor YidD, which yields MRIGLSTLPAWFGCVLVRVYQATLSKMLPSNTCRFYPSCSHYAYQAIYKYGLILGGTMGVWRVMRCNPFNPGGFDPVP from the coding sequence ATGCGGATTGGTCTGTCGACGTTGCCGGCGTGGTTCGGCTGTGTTCTGGTTCGCGTTTATCAGGCGACTTTATCCAAAATGCTTCCCTCAAATACCTGCCGCTTCTATCCGTCCTGTTCGCATTACGCCTATCAGGCGATTTATAAGTATGGCCTGATTCTCGGGGGGACGATGGGTGTGTGGCGCGTGATGAGATGTAACCCGTTTAATCCCGGCGGTTTCGACCCGGTTCCGTAG
- a CDS encoding recombinase RecA: MAKKTSEKTINNTQNMDSEAKRTLLDKALTDISKRYGEGAIMRLGEAKHMQIEAIPTGSLSLDLALGVGGIPRARMTEIFGPESSGKTTLCLHIVAEAQRQGGTAAFVDMEHALDPIYAQKIGVNINDLYVSQPDTGEQALEITETLVRSGAVDVLIVDSIAALVPRSEIEGNMGDSSMGVQARLMSQALRKLSGAINQTKTSVIFTNQLRQKIGVVFGNPETTPGGLAMKFYASVRLDIRRVNVIKNGTDMIGSRVRVRVIKNKVAPPFASAEFDIMYNEGISKTGDIIDLGTKLEIITKRGAFYSYNDLRLGQGRENAKEFLKANPELCAEIETEIRNLAKCGEIPFMSFSDEDGPVEESDEI; the protein is encoded by the coding sequence GTACGGCGAAGGCGCGATCATGCGCCTCGGCGAAGCGAAACACATGCAGATCGAGGCGATTCCAACCGGATCGCTTTCGCTCGATCTGGCCCTCGGCGTCGGCGGCATCCCACGCGCGCGCATGACCGAAATTTTCGGGCCCGAATCCTCCGGAAAGACGACTCTCTGCCTGCATATCGTCGCCGAAGCGCAGCGCCAGGGCGGAACCGCGGCTTTCGTCGACATGGAACATGCGCTCGACCCCATCTACGCGCAGAAAATCGGCGTCAATATCAACGATCTCTACGTCTCACAGCCGGATACCGGCGAACAGGCCCTTGAAATTACCGAAACGCTCGTCCGCTCCGGCGCCGTCGACGTCCTGATCGTCGACTCGATCGCCGCGCTCGTCCCGCGATCCGAAATCGAAGGCAATATGGGCGATTCTTCAATGGGGGTTCAGGCGCGGCTCATGTCGCAGGCGCTTCGCAAGCTCTCAGGCGCAATCAACCAGACCAAAACGTCGGTAATCTTCACGAACCAGCTCCGGCAGAAAATCGGCGTCGTCTTCGGGAACCCGGAAACGACCCCCGGCGGACTGGCGATGAAATTCTATGCCTCCGTCCGTCTCGATATCCGCCGCGTCAACGTCATCAAAAACGGAACCGACATGATCGGGTCGCGCGTCCGCGTCCGCGTCATCAAGAATAAAGTCGCCCCGCCGTTCGCCTCCGCTGAATTTGATATCATGTACAATGAAGGAATTTCTAAAACCGGCGACATTATCGACCTCGGAACCAAATTGGAAATTATCACGAAGCGCGGCGCGTTCTACTCCTATAACGATCTCCGCTTAGGCCAGGGGCGCGAAAACGCGAAGGAATTCCTGAAAGCGAACCCGGAGCTCTGCGCCGAGATCGAAACCGAGATCCGGAACCTCGCGAAATGCGGCGAGATCCCGTTCATGAGTTTTTCGGATGAAGACGGACCCGTCGAAGAAAGCGACGAAATATAG